In Oryza brachyantha chromosome 1, ObraRS2, whole genome shotgun sequence, the following are encoded in one genomic region:
- the LOC102718404 gene encoding caffeoylshikimate esterase, with the protein MAAISQPQLHAVAAPRRVAARPGKGKGRVAAAGGAASKPPRLEGASEELRAAAAQCLDWAPARRRVRGAFAPVLPTLDHCLFKMAPNGIQMEENFETNSKGVEIFWKSWLPREGTATKAALFFCHGYGDTCTFFFEGIAKRIAAAGYAVYAMDYPCFGLSYGLHGYIASFDGMVDHVIEQYSRIKGRKEVRGLPHFLLGQSMGGAVALKVHLKQPKEWDGVLLVAPMCKIAEDVTPPAPVLKALSILSCLLPEAKLFPQKDIGDLAFRDPSKRKVAEYNAISYTQQMRLRTAVELLKATKDIESQLEKICSPLLILHGASDMVTDPHVSEFLYQKASTKDKTLKLYEDGYHCILEGEPDDRISTAINDIISWLDSHC; encoded by the exons ATGGCGGCGATCTCGCAGCCGCAGCTCCacgccgtggcggcgccgaggcgggtggcggcgaggccggggaaggggaaggggagggtggcggcggccggcggcgcggcgagcaaGCCGCCGAGGCTGGAGGGCGCGAGCGAGGAGCTGagggccgccgcggcgcagtGCCTCGACTGGGCCCCCGCGCGCCGGCGCGTGCGCGGCGCCTTCGCGCCCGTGCTCCCCACCCTCGACCACTGCCTGTTCAAG ATGGCTCCCAACGGAATCCAGATGGAAGAG AATTTTGAAACCAATTCAAAGGGGGTCGAGATTTTCTGGAAGAGTTGGTTGCCTAGGGAGGGCACTGCCACCAAAGCAGCACTTTTCTTCTGCCATGGGTATGGTGATACCTgtactttcttttttgaag GGATTGCAAAGAGGATTGCAGCAGCTGGATATGCTGTATATGCTATGGATTATCCTTGTTTTGGTTTATCATATGGTCTTCATGGCTACATTGCAAGCTTTGATGGAATGGTGGACCATGTCATTGAACAATACTCACGGATAAAAG GCAGGAAGGAAGTTCGTGGGCTCCCACACTTTCTCTTGGGGCAATCAATGGGAGGCGCAGTTGCTTTGAAAGTCCACCTGAAGCAACCAAAAGAATGGGATGGGGTGCTTCTTGTTGCCCCTATGTGCAAG ATTGCAGAAGATGTTACACCACCAGCGCCAGTGTTGAAGGCATTGAGCATATTGTCATGCCTTCTTCCAGAAGCAAAGTTATTTCCACAAAAAGATATTGGAGATTTGGCATTTAGAGATccaagtaaaagaaaagta GCTGAGTACAACGCCATTTCATATACCCAACAAATGAGGTTGAGGACAGCAGTTGAACTTTTGAAGGCTACAAAGGACATAGAATCCCAGTTAGAGAAG ATTTGTTCCCCGTTGCTGATTCTTCACGGAGCATCAGACATGGTTACGGACCCCCATGTTAGCGAATTCCTGTACCAGAAGGCTAGCACAAAAGACAAGACTCTCAAGCTCTACGAAGATGGATATCATTGTATCTTAGAGGGTGAACCTGATGACCGGATTTCAACTGCTATTAACGACATCATTTCATGGCTGGATTCCCACTGTTGA